The DNA region CCTGGTCGTGAACACGACGGTGATACTACGCTTTGCTAACTACTTTTTCAGTCCCAGTAGTTGAAGAGGACTTCGCCGAGATTGTCGGGCCGCCAATACCTGACCTCGCGATCGTTCACCCAGGGCGGCACGGTGAGGTCGATCGGCGCTTCAAGCTCCGCCCGCGTGAACAACCGGTGCCCGGGAAGTAGCTCTCGCAGAACCGCCAGCAAACCCGGCTCGTCGACGAAGGTCATCGATCCCCAGCCGACAGGTGCTTCGGCGATTCCGAAGATCTCGCACCTTCGGCCGTCCCACTCTTGCGACCACAGCACCGCGGCGGTCCGGTGCGGATAGGCGATCTCGGCCTGCACGAAGTTCCCCGACTCCGGGTACGACCGGAACCGGCTGATCCGGCCACGCGTTCGCCGGGCCGCCTCGTAACAGACCTTCCGGAACTCCTTCTCCTCCAACACCCACCGAAACTATCCCCGCGTGGGCACCGGAGCGTCATAGTTTTCCAGCGTCGCCGCGTTCGCCGCCCGTGAGGTGATCCACGTGAACACCTTGGTCATCGGCCGCGAGCCCAGCACGCGGTACAGGAAGTTCCGATAGCCGACCATGAACCGCGTCTTCGGCGCGAGGAACGTGCCGATGCCGGCCGCCTGCTTCTGCGAGATCTTCACCGGACCACGCAGTTTCTCTTCATAGCGCGCGAAAGCGACCTCGTGGTCTCCGTGCGCGGCGGCGAGCTCCCCCGCCAGGATGTACGCGCCCATCATCGCGAGCCCGGTGCCCGAACCGCCGGGGCCGGCGCACCAGGCCGCGTCACCGAGCAGCACGACCCGGCCCCGCGACCACTTGTCGAGGTGGATCTGGCTGAGCGAATCGAAGTACAGCGTGTCGGCGGCGCCAAGGCCCTCCAGCAGCGCCGGGATCTCCCAGCCGAAGTCGGCGTAGCGCTCGGCGAGGACCTTCTTCTGCGCCTCGACGTCGCGCCGCCGCACCTCCAGCGACTCCGACGCGAAGACGAAACTGACATTGAGAGCGGAGCGATCGCGGCCGCTGGCGACCATGACCGTCCGGCCGGGAACGCTGCAGATCTGGCCGAGATGGTCGAGGTCGAGGTGGTTGGGCGCGCTGAACCCCGCGGTGTGGAAGCCGAGGTCGGTGCGGAACAGCTCTTCCTCGCCGAACGTCAGCCGCCGCACACCCGAATGCAGCCCGTCCGCGCCGACGACCAGGTCGAATCTGCGCGGGGCGCCGTGGGCGAAGGTGACGTCGACGCCGTCCGAAAGCTCGTCCAGCCCGGTGATCCAGTCGCCGAAGACGTACTCGGTGCTGTCTTTCGTGTGGTCGTAGAGGATGCGCGTCAGGTCTCCGCGCTCGATCTCGACTTCGCCGCTGAAGAAGACCGACGGCATCTGGGCGACCTTCTTGCCTCGCGGATCGACGATGACCTGCGCGCCCATCGCGGTTTCCTTCGCGCGGATGTCTTCGAGGATTCCCATGCGCTTCAGCAGCGTCATCTGCTCGCCGCGGAAGTCGACCGCGCTGCCGCCTTCGCGCAGGGCCGGGGCGCGTTCGACGACGGTCGGCGCGAAACCGCGCTTCCGCAGCCAGAAGGCGAGGGCCGGACCCGCGATACCGGCGCCGGAGATCAGAACGGTGGTCGTCATGGCTGCTCCCAGGGGTTCGTGGTGATGGGAACGACCGTACGGCAGATTTGAACGCTTGGTCAAGCCGCTTGGTTAAACCAAATGGATAAACCGCGTGGTCTAGGATCTCGGGCATGGGCAATCGCGAGGACCTGATGGCGGGCGCCATCCAGTGTTTGAAGGAAAAAGGCTGGTCACGCACCACGGTGCGGGATATCGCGACGGCGGCGGGGGTCAGCCACGCGGCCATCGGCTACCACTTCGGCTCACGTGAAGCCCTGTTGCTGACGGCGTTCTCGCAGGCGATGGACGACTGGGGCAGGGAGATCCAGGTCGAGATGCGGGGCGCTGTCGACCCCGACGCCTCACCGTCCGAGCAGTACGCGGCGTCCTGGCGCGCGATGATCGACTCGTACGGGCGGAACCGGCAGCTGTGGATCGCCTCGATCGAGGCGTTCGTGCAGTCCGAGCATCACCCTGAGCTGCGGAAACAGCTCGCCGCCGCGCAGCGCGAGGGCCGCCGGGGGATGGCGGCGGGCATCCTCGGGATCGACGAGGACACCCTCACCGAGGCGGACGAACGCCGGATCGGCGCGGTCGCCACGGCTCTGAACTCGGGCGTGATGCTGCAGCACATGCTCGACCCGGAGAACGGTCCGACGGCCGAGGAGGTCGTGGACGGGCTGCTGAAGCTCGTCTCCCTGGTGTCATGAAGGGACCTTTCCTTGCAAATTTCGCAAGGAAAGGTCCCCTTCATCGCACCCGCGGGAGGCAGGTGGGTCAGGAGACGGCGACCTTCCGCCGCAGCGCCGCCCGCGGCCGCCCGACGCCCTGCCACGACAGGCCGGCGTCCAGGATCCGGTGCGGGTCGAGAAGGTTGCGCGTGTCGACGACCGCGTCGCCGTCCATCTGCTCGGCCATGTAGGTCCAGTCGAGCCGTTTGAACTCGTCCCATTCCGTCAGCACGACGACGGCGTCGGCGGCCTTCGCGACCTGGTACGGGTCGTCGACCACGGTCATGCCGTCGATATGCCCGCCGACAGCGGGGTCGTAGGCGGTCAGTTCCGCGCCGAGCGCGCCCAGCACGGACGCGACCGCGAGGGCGGGCGAGTCGCGCAGGTCGTTCGTCCCGGCTTTGAACGCCAGCCCGAGGACCCCGATCCGCGAACCGGCCAGAGTGCCGCCGACCGCGCCGGCGATCTTCGCGACGATCCGGTCCCGCTGCGCGATGTTCTCCTCGATCGCCGAGGTGAGCAGCGTGAAGTCGTACTGCACGGACTCGGCGACCTTCACCAGCGCGCTGGTGTCCTTCGGCAGGCACGAGCCGCCCCAGCCGGGGCCGGGTTTGAGGAACGAGCGGCCGATGCGCCGGTCGTAGCCCATACCTTCGGTGACCAGGTCGATGTCGGCGCCGAGGCGTTCGCACAGTTCGGCGATCGAGTTCACATAGGACAGTTTCATCGCGAGGAAGCAGTTCGCCGCGTACTTCACCAGTTCCGCGCTGGCCGCGTCGGCGACGACGACCGGGGCGGCGAGGTCGGCGTAGAGCTCGCCGACCCAGCGGGCGGCCGCGACGTCGTCCGAACCGACGACGATCCGGTCGGGGCCGAGGAAGTCCTCGACCGCGGTGCCCTCACGCAGGAATTCCGGATTCGACACCACCGGCACGTCGGTGCGGCCGAGCATCGCCTGGATGCGCTTCGACGTCCCCACCGGAACGGTCGATTTGGTGACGAGCGCGCAGCCCGGCGGGATGACGTCGCCGATCTCGGCGGTCACGGCCTCGACGGCCCGCAGGTCCGCCGAGCCGCCCGCACCCATCGGCGTTGGCACACAAAGGAAAACGGCCTCCGCGTCGCGAACGGCGTCGCGCGCGCCGACCACGAACTCGAGTCTTCCGCTGGTCAGCCCCCTCGACACCAGCTCGGACAATCCCGGCTCCAGGATGTCCACCCGTCCGGCGGAAAGCCTTGCGACCTTCGCCTGGTCGACATCGACGCAAGTGACTCGATGCCCCAGGCCGGCCAGGCAGGCCCCCGTGGTCAATCCGACGTAACCGGTCCCCACCACCACGATCCGAGCAGCGCTCATGCTGCTGAAGGTGACAGCCGGAGTTGACCTCCGAGCGAACGGAATGCTTCAGGCCCGAATACTCCTCACGACATGCTTCGCACCGGAGTGAGCCATCCCACCTGGGCCCGATGCGAACGAGCGTTAACCTATGAACGGTTGCCGACGAAAGGGAGAACATGCAGATCACCGACACCGCGGCGCTCGTCACGGGTGGCGCGTCCGGGCTCGGCGGCGCGACCGCGAAGGCGCTCGCCGCGAAGGGTGCGCGGGTCTTCGCGCTGGACCTCGCCGGTGCCATCGCGAACGCCGAGCAGGTCGAGAACGTCACCTACGTCGAGGCCGATGTCACCGACCCGGAGCAGGTACGCGCCGCCGTCGCGACCGCGGCCGAGTCCGGGGTGCCGCTGCGGACCGTGGTGAACTGCGCCGGGATCGGGCCGTCCGCTCGGATCCTTTCGAAGAAGGGCCCGCACGACCTCGCCCTGTACGCGAAGGTCGTCCAGATCAACCTGATCGGCTCCTTCAACGTGCTGACGCTGGCCTCCGAGGCCATCGCCAAGACCGAGCCGCTGGCCGACAACGCGCGCGGCGTCATCATCAACACCGCGTCGGTCGCCGCCTTCGACGGCCAGATCGGGCAGGTCGCGTACTCGTCGTCCAAGGGCGGCATCGTCGGGATGACCCTGCCCGCCGCGCGCGACCTCGCGTCGCACGGGATCCGCGTGCTGACCATCGCGCCGGGCATCGTCGACACCCCGATGCTGGCGACGGTGAGCGAGGAGTTCCGTGCTTCGCTGGCCGAGGGTGTGCCGTTCCCGAAGCGGCTCGCGCGGCCGGACGAATACGCGCAGCTCGCGCTGTCGCTGATCGACCACGACTACCTGAACGGCGAGGTCATCCGGATGGACGGCTCGCTGCGCATGGCCCCTCGTTGATCCGAAGGGGACTTTCCTCGCGTGAGACGCGGGGAAAGTCCCCTTCAGCTCCCCTCAGCCGCGCTTCAGCCGGACGTCCAGGCTGATGCCCGAAGTCGAGATCTCACCCGTCCGGAACGCCGTTTCGGCGACCAGCCCGCCGAAGTCGACCGGCGTGTAAGCCCGCCGCCGCAGCCCGGTGAGCGCCTGCCGCACCCCGAGAGCGGCCAGCTTGCCGAGCTTCATGCTCTCGACCTCGCGCACGATGTCCCCTCGGTCGAGTCCCGGTTCATGTCCTGCACCACGGCCGTGCCGCCCGGGCGCAGCACGCGGTACATCTCGTCGAGTGCCTTCACCGGCCACACGAAGTTCTTGAACGCCGCCTGGCAGACGACGAAGTCGAACGACTCGTCGTCGAACGGCATGGCCGCGACATCGCCCTCACGGAACGAGACCTCGACGCCTTGCGCCCGCGCGTACTCGCTCGCGATCTCCACGAACGTCGGCGCGACGTCGAGGCCGGTGACGGAGAATCCGAGCCGCGCGAGTTCGACGGCGAAGTAGCCGGGGCCGATGGCGACCTCGAGGATCTTCGCGCCTTCCGGCAGGTCCGCGGTGAGTTCGCGCGCCTGCTGCCGCCAGTGTTCGATCTGCGGTCCGGTGCCGCGCTGCCGGGCGTAGTTCCGCGCCAGCGCGCCGCCCATCTCCGGCAAGATCTTGAACCGTTTCCTGTCCTTGATGTTCGACATGTCTCTCCAGGTTGTTCGCCCGGAGCCCGGTTATCCTCGAAGTGCCGTCTCGTGGCCGGGTTCCGGTTGCGGGATCGTCGCCCCGGCGGGGTGCTGCAACACCTCGCCGGGGCTCTTTCAACTGCGGGTACTCCCCCTTTCCGCCACCAGGGCCCGCCACTGCGCGAGCCCCGGCATCGAGCCGGAAGTCAGTTCCCCGAGGATCGAGCGGACCCATTCGGCCTCGGCGACCCGGATCGCCAGGTGGTACTCGGTTTCGAGCAGTACCAAGCGCGGAATCTCCTCGATCAGCCGGGCCAGCTCGGCTCGCGTCGAGGCGATGTCCTCGTCCAGCGCCGCCAGGCGGGTGCGGAACAGGGCGATCACCTCGTCCGGGCCGAGCCACCCCATCACCGACAGCCCGGCGACGAACTTCGGCTCCTCCGGCGCGAGCCCGGCGAGGAGCTCACGCAGCCAGTCGAGCATTTCGTCACGGCCGGCGTCGGTGATCCGGTACACCGTGCGCTCGGGGCGGGCGCCGTCGCGTCCGCTCTCGGCGGCCTCGATGAGGCCGTGTTTTCGCAGGTTGCCGACGACCGTGTAGAAGGAACCCCATTTGATCCCCATGTCGCGGTCCTTGCCGCGGCTCTTCAGCACCGACGCCATTTCGTACGGATGCATCGGGCGCTCGTTCAGCGTGGACAGGATCGCCAGCGCCAGCAGATTCCCGACCTTGCGCCGCTTCACCGCGCCTCCTCGTAGACGAGTACTCGTCAACGAGTATCCACAGGGGCGCGAATGATCGCAAGCCCGGCGAGAGCCGGGATCAGAGGTCGTTCATGTACGGCACGGACGTCTGCGCGTGGTCGGTCATCCAGTTCCGCAGCGCGTGTGTGGCCAGGACGTCGTCCTCGTTGTAGCGCAGCAGGCGCTCCCGCTGGGCGTCGTCGGGGACCCCGCCGTCCATGCCGACGGCGTCGCGGTACCACCTCATCGACGCCTCGCCGCCCGCTTCCGGATCGCGCCACGCG from Amycolatopsis sp. EV170708-02-1 includes:
- a CDS encoding FAD-dependent monooxygenase, yielding MTTTVLISGAGIAGPALAFWLRKRGFAPTVVERAPALREGGSAVDFRGEQMTLLKRMGILEDIRAKETAMGAQVIVDPRGKKVAQMPSVFFSGEVEIERGDLTRILYDHTKDSTEYVFGDWITGLDELSDGVDVTFAHGAPRRFDLVVGADGLHSGVRRLTFGEEELFRTDLGFHTAGFSAPNHLDLDHLGQICSVPGRTVMVASGRDRSALNVSFVFASESLEVRRRDVEAQKKVLAERYADFGWEIPALLEGLGAADTLYFDSLSQIHLDKWSRGRVVLLGDAAWCAGPGGSGTGLAMMGAYILAGELAAAHGDHEVAFARYEEKLRGPVKISQKQAAGIGTFLAPKTRFMVGYRNFLYRVLGSRPMTKVFTWITSRAANAATLENYDAPVPTRG
- a CDS encoding UDP-glucose/GDP-mannose dehydrogenase family protein, which codes for MSAARIVVVGTGYVGLTTGACLAGLGHRVTCVDVDQAKVARLSAGRVDILEPGLSELVSRGLTSGRLEFVVGARDAVRDAEAVFLCVPTPMGAGGSADLRAVEAVTAEIGDVIPPGCALVTKSTVPVGTSKRIQAMLGRTDVPVVSNPEFLREGTAVEDFLGPDRIVVGSDDVAAARWVGELYADLAAPVVVADAASAELVKYAANCFLAMKLSYVNSIAELCERLGADIDLVTEGMGYDRRIGRSFLKPGPGWGGSCLPKDTSALVKVAESVQYDFTLLTSAIEENIAQRDRIVAKIAGAVGGTLAGSRIGVLGLAFKAGTNDLRDSPALAVASVLGALGAELTAYDPAVGGHIDGMTVVDDPYQVAKAADAVVVLTEWDEFKRLDWTYMAEQMDGDAVVDTRNLLDPHRILDAGLSWQGVGRPRAALRRKVAVS
- a CDS encoding TetR/AcrR family transcriptional regulator; its protein translation is MGNREDLMAGAIQCLKEKGWSRTTVRDIATAAGVSHAAIGYHFGSREALLLTAFSQAMDDWGREIQVEMRGAVDPDASPSEQYAASWRAMIDSYGRNRQLWIASIEAFVQSEHHPELRKQLAAAQREGRRGMAAGILGIDEDTLTEADERRIGAVATALNSGVMLQHMLDPENGPTAEEVVDGLLKLVSLVS
- a CDS encoding SDR family NAD(P)-dependent oxidoreductase, encoding MQITDTAALVTGGASGLGGATAKALAAKGARVFALDLAGAIANAEQVENVTYVEADVTDPEQVRAAVATAAESGVPLRTVVNCAGIGPSARILSKKGPHDLALYAKVVQINLIGSFNVLTLASEAIAKTEPLADNARGVIINTASVAAFDGQIGQVAYSSSKGGIVGMTLPAARDLASHGIRVLTIAPGIVDTPMLATVSEEFRASLAEGVPFPKRLARPDEYAQLALSLIDHDYLNGEVIRMDGSLRMAPR
- a CDS encoding PadR family transcriptional regulator, yielding MKRRKVGNLLALAILSTLNERPMHPYEMASVLKSRGKDRDMGIKWGSFYTVVGNLRKHGLIEAAESGRDGARPERTVYRITDAGRDEMLDWLRELLAGLAPEEPKFVAGLSVMGWLGPDEVIALFRTRLAALDEDIASTRAELARLIEEIPRLVLLETEYHLAIRVAEAEWVRSILGELTSGSMPGLAQWRALVAERGSTRS